In Oryza sativa Japonica Group chromosome 11, ASM3414082v1, the following are encoded in one genomic region:
- the LOC9271404 gene encoding cysteine-rich receptor-like protein kinase 44, with protein MEDKSEGPRDISFALLEKITGNFSEKHKLGSGGYGEVYKGVMPTGEEIAVKKLYVIPGLDDVQFKKEFNNLMKVHHQNVVRLVGYCYETKKKHIERNGEFVFSNVEERALCFEHVQLGSLDKHISDESCGLDWDTRYKIIKGICEGLNYLHNGSSNPIYHLDLKPSNILLDKSMIPKIADLGLSRFFATTKTHITSQIKGTLGYMPPEYIERRQITKKFDVFSLGVIIIDIIAGPSGYSKCAEMTSQQFIELVQGNWKKRLHAATSRYASQEADSLQVKTCLEIALRCIDKDRAKRPTISDIVDKMNEIDTLKMSLLSKRPEPREFLGFDPLELRFPFETNKAISCVLQLTNKSDDIVEFYANTNKKKYQIHRDQGVMAPWSRCYVIVTLQPQGSAPPNMQCDDMFFVRSTRVRETDIGSLDINVTEQHLEKQMGEVKSLPIVFVPIPQPPTSIAD; from the exons ATGGAAGACAAGTCGGAAGGGCCAAGGGATATTTCATTTGCTCTATTAGAAAAAATTACAGGCAATTTCTCAGAAAAGCACAAACTTGGCAGTGGTGGGTATGGAGAAGTTTACAAG GGAGTAATGCCCACTGGAGAAGAGATTGCGGTGAAGAAGCTATATGTTATACCTGGTCTTGATGATGTGCAGTTTAAAAAGGAGTTTAATAACCTTATGAAAGTCCACCATCAGAATGTCGTAAGGCTAGTTGGCTACTGCTATGAAACAAAGAAGAAACATATTGAACGCAACGGAGAATTTGTATTTTCTAACGTTGAAGAAAGAGCTCTCTGCTTTGAACATGTGCAGCTTGGAAGCCTTGACAAACATATTTCTG ATGAATCATGTGGGCTTGACTGGGACACACGCTACAAGATAATTAAGGGGATTTGCGAGGGTTTAAATTACCTTCACAATGGGTCCAGCAATCCTATTTATCATCTGGATTTGAAACCATCTAACATATTGTTAGATAAAAGCATGATACCAAAAATTGCAGATTTGGGCCTGTCAAGATTCTTTGCGACAACAAAAACCCATATCACAAGCCAAATTAAAGGGACACT CGGATACATGCCACCAGAATACATTGAAAGACGCCAAATCACCAAGAAGTTTGATGTATTCAGTTTAGGTGTTATAATCATAGATATAATTGCTGGACCTTCGGGCTACTCTAAATGTGCTGAAATGACTTCCCAACAGTTTATTGAACTT GTACAAGGAAACTGGAAGAAAAGACTGCATGCAGCAACATCGAGGTATGCATCGCAGGAAGCAGATAGCCTACAAGTGAAGACATGCCTTGAAATAGCATTAAGATGTATTGATAAAGACCGAGCAAAAAGACCTACTATAAGCGATATTGTTGATAAAATGAATGAGATCGATACCCTAAAAATGTCACTTCTAAGCAAG AGACCTGAGCCTAGGGAGTTTCTTGGGTTCGACCCTCTAGAGCTACGCTTCCCATTCGAGACTAACAAGGCGATATCCTGCGTACTGCAGCTAACAAACAAGTCAGATGACATCGTCGAGTTCTATGCAAACACAAACAAGAAGAAGTACCAAATACACAGGGACCAAGGAGTTATGGCACCATGGTCTAGGTGCTATGTCATCGTAACGCTGCAACCACAGGGGAGCGCACCACCGAACATGCAGTGCGACGATATGTTCTTTGTACGGAGCACTAGGGTGAGGGAGACAGACATCGGCTCACTTGACATTAATGTCACTGAGCAGCACTTGGAAAAACAGATGGGTGAGGTTAAGTCATTGCCGATTGTCTTTGTTCCAATTCCTCAGCCTCCAACAAGTATTGCGGATTAA